One Fibrobacter sp. UWB16 DNA window includes the following coding sequences:
- a CDS encoding putative toxin-antitoxin system toxin component, PIN family — protein MQKSKKPQRIVVDTNLWISFLIGRRLGALLELFRNIEYDFVSTQIMRDEIHNVALRPKFRKYFSEDAVKALDNWLVLHTLNFDLDDIPQRCRDPKDDYLLELAIKSKAIYLVSGDDDLLDIGEIEGCRIMTFSRFLQEVGLF, from the coding sequence TTGCAAAAAAGTAAGAAACCACAAAGAATTGTCGTTGATACTAATTTATGGATAAGTTTCCTTATTGGTCGCCGATTAGGGGCTTTGCTTGAATTGTTCAGAAATATTGAATATGATTTTGTATCGACGCAAATAATGAGAGACGAAATTCATAATGTTGCATTACGTCCAAAATTTCGAAAGTATTTTTCGGAGGATGCTGTTAAAGCATTGGATAATTGGCTTGTTTTGCATACTTTGAATTTCGATTTAGATGATATTCCTCAAAGATGTCGCGATCCTAAAGATGATTATTTGTTAGAGCTTGCTATCAAGTCTAAGGCTATTTATTTAGTTTCGGGCGACGATGATTTACTTGATATAGGTGAAATTGAAGGCTGTCGTATAATGACGTTTTCCCGATTTTTGCAGGAAGTAGGCTTGTTCTAA